A window of the Ipomoea triloba cultivar NCNSP0323 chromosome 14, ASM357664v1 genome harbors these coding sequences:
- the LOC116003745 gene encoding transcription factor bHLH49-like isoform X1 translates to MDMGGSDEFEAGKRGDDGVNIFNSSNMNTANLEMDSFCSAIWDQPNSINHLVVGLGDASLHANVEFEPSRISGGANGGFGVPPSGMLKGSSLLPPAVPRFLPHFQVDSDFVERAARLSCFSAGNMMGDVMNPFSTLECIDARSKGLAPLQTQRPREVLVGNGLKNESLPIGSSQEKDIIIRSREEAKERAGVSEAESDGLECLSESAVGHSCSAKGVGSKKRKRRGQGAELNQNKRELTNDETEIQQKGASNGSRPGGENDKPGSQTSDTPKDEYIHVRARRGQATNSHSLAERVRREKISERMKFLQDLVPGCNKVIGKAVMLDEIINYVQSLQRQVEFLSMKLATINPGLDFNSDVVFPKEISRAACSSSSLAFPPDMAMPYPPLHPPQPMMIQGGLTGLENSTAALHRTINSQLPNKSETNKDHPTSKVSNTWNEFHNVFQMGFNSTAPLSTQFTSSLPPPDLTKTEP, encoded by the exons ATGGATATGGGTGGCAGCGATGAGTTCGAGGCGGGGAAGAGAGGTGATGATGGTGTGAACATCTTCAACTCATCTAATATGAATACTGCCAATCTTGAAATGGACTCATTTTGCTCTGCAATCTGGGATCAACCTAACTCGATAAACCACCTAGTCGTAGGCTTAGGCGATGCTAGTCTTCATGCCAATGTTGAGTTTGAGCCATCTAGAATTAGCGGTGGCGCAAATGGAGGTTTTGGTGTTCCCCCGAGTGGAATGCTTAAAGGGAGCAGCTTGCTCCCACCCGCTGTTCCTCGATTTTTACCTCACTTTCAAGTTGATTCTGATTTCGTTGAAAGAGCAGCGAGGCTTTCGTGCTTTAGTGCAGGGAACATGATGGGCGATGTGATGAACCCCTTTAGTACTCTCGAGTGTATCGATGCTCGTTCGAAGGGTTTAGCACCACTGCAAACTCAAAGGCCTCGAGAGGTTTTGGTGGGGAATGGTTTGAAAAACGAATCTTTACCAATTGGGAGTTCACAAGAGAAGGATATTATTATTCGGTCTCGTGAAGAAGCAAAAGAACGAGCTGGAGTCTCTGAGGCCGAGTCTGATGGACTCGAATGTTTATCAGAGAGTGCAGTTGGGCACTCTTGTTCTGCAAAGGGAGTTGGCTCCAAGAAACGGAAACGAAGAGGACAG GGTGCTGAACTCAATCAAAACAAGAGAGAATTGACAAATGACGAAACTGAAATTCAGCAGAAAGGGGCTTCAAATGGCAGCAGACCGGGAGGAGAAAACGATAAACCGGGGTCCCAAACTTCAGATACTCCTAAAGACGAATACATTCATGTTCGGGCTAGGAGAGGCCAGGCAACGAATAGTCATAGTCTGGCCGAAAGA GTAAGGAGGGAAAAAATCAGCGAAAGAATGAAGTTTCTCCAGGATCTCGTACCTGGTTGCAACAAG GTCATTGGTAAAGCCGTAATGCTGGATGAAATCATTAATTATGTGCAATCACTGCAACGACAGGTTGAG TTCTTATCGATGAAGCTTGCAACAATAAACCCGGGGCTGGATTTCAACTCTGATGTGGTCTTTCCAAAGGAG ATTTCCCGAGCTGCTTGTTCTTCGTCTTCGTTAGCATTTCCACCTGATATGGCTATGCCCTATCCACCATTACACCCTCCACAACCCATGATGATTCAAGGAGGCCTTACTGGCTTGGAAAATTCCACTGCTGCATTACATAGAACCATCAATTcccaattaccaaacaaaaGTGAGACCAACAAGGATCATCCTACATCTAAG GTATCCAACACATGGAATGAGTTCCATAATGTTTTCCAGATGGGTTTCAACTCCACTGCTCCCCTCAGCACCCAATTCACGA GCTCTCTACCACCACCCGATCTTACGAAAACAGAACCCTGA
- the LOC116003745 gene encoding transcription factor bHLH49-like isoform X2 has translation MNTANLEMDSFCSAIWDQPNSINHLVVGLGDASLHANVEFEPSRISGGANGGFGVPPSGMLKGSSLLPPAVPRFLPHFQVDSDFVERAARLSCFSAGNMMGDVMNPFSTLECIDARSKGLAPLQTQRPREVLVGNGLKNESLPIGSSQEKDIIIRSREEAKERAGVSEAESDGLECLSESAVGHSCSAKGVGSKKRKRRGQGAELNQNKRELTNDETEIQQKGASNGSRPGGENDKPGSQTSDTPKDEYIHVRARRGQATNSHSLAERVRREKISERMKFLQDLVPGCNKVIGKAVMLDEIINYVQSLQRQVEFLSMKLATINPGLDFNSDVVFPKEISRAACSSSSLAFPPDMAMPYPPLHPPQPMMIQGGLTGLENSTAALHRTINSQLPNKSETNKDHPTSKVSNTWNEFHNVFQMGFNSTAPLSTQFTSSLPPPDLTKTEP, from the exons ATGAATACTGCCAATCTTGAAATGGACTCATTTTGCTCTGCAATCTGGGATCAACCTAACTCGATAAACCACCTAGTCGTAGGCTTAGGCGATGCTAGTCTTCATGCCAATGTTGAGTTTGAGCCATCTAGAATTAGCGGTGGCGCAAATGGAGGTTTTGGTGTTCCCCCGAGTGGAATGCTTAAAGGGAGCAGCTTGCTCCCACCCGCTGTTCCTCGATTTTTACCTCACTTTCAAGTTGATTCTGATTTCGTTGAAAGAGCAGCGAGGCTTTCGTGCTTTAGTGCAGGGAACATGATGGGCGATGTGATGAACCCCTTTAGTACTCTCGAGTGTATCGATGCTCGTTCGAAGGGTTTAGCACCACTGCAAACTCAAAGGCCTCGAGAGGTTTTGGTGGGGAATGGTTTGAAAAACGAATCTTTACCAATTGGGAGTTCACAAGAGAAGGATATTATTATTCGGTCTCGTGAAGAAGCAAAAGAACGAGCTGGAGTCTCTGAGGCCGAGTCTGATGGACTCGAATGTTTATCAGAGAGTGCAGTTGGGCACTCTTGTTCTGCAAAGGGAGTTGGCTCCAAGAAACGGAAACGAAGAGGACAG GGTGCTGAACTCAATCAAAACAAGAGAGAATTGACAAATGACGAAACTGAAATTCAGCAGAAAGGGGCTTCAAATGGCAGCAGACCGGGAGGAGAAAACGATAAACCGGGGTCCCAAACTTCAGATACTCCTAAAGACGAATACATTCATGTTCGGGCTAGGAGAGGCCAGGCAACGAATAGTCATAGTCTGGCCGAAAGA GTAAGGAGGGAAAAAATCAGCGAAAGAATGAAGTTTCTCCAGGATCTCGTACCTGGTTGCAACAAG GTCATTGGTAAAGCCGTAATGCTGGATGAAATCATTAATTATGTGCAATCACTGCAACGACAGGTTGAG TTCTTATCGATGAAGCTTGCAACAATAAACCCGGGGCTGGATTTCAACTCTGATGTGGTCTTTCCAAAGGAG ATTTCCCGAGCTGCTTGTTCTTCGTCTTCGTTAGCATTTCCACCTGATATGGCTATGCCCTATCCACCATTACACCCTCCACAACCCATGATGATTCAAGGAGGCCTTACTGGCTTGGAAAATTCCACTGCTGCATTACATAGAACCATCAATTcccaattaccaaacaaaaGTGAGACCAACAAGGATCATCCTACATCTAAG GTATCCAACACATGGAATGAGTTCCATAATGTTTTCCAGATGGGTTTCAACTCCACTGCTCCCCTCAGCACCCAATTCACGA GCTCTCTACCACCACCCGATCTTACGAAAACAGAACCCTGA
- the LOC116003745 gene encoding transcription factor bHLH49-like isoform X3: protein MDMGGSDEFEAGKRGDDGVNIFNSSNMNTANLEMDSFCSAIWDQPNSINHLVVGLGDASLHANVEFEPSRISGGANGGFGVPPSGMLKGSSLLPPAVPRFLPHFQVDSDFVERAARLSCFSAGNMMGDVMNPFSTLECIDARSKGLAPLQTQRPREVLVGNGLKNESLPIGSSQEKDIIIRSREEAKERAGVSEAESDGLECLSESAVGHSCSAKGVGSKKRKRRGQGAELNQNKRELTNDETEIQQKGASNGSRPGGENDKPGSQTSDTPKDEYIHVRARRGQATNSHSLAERVRREKISERMKFLQDLVPGCNKVIGKAVMLDEIINYVQSLQRQVEFLSMKLATINPGLDFNSDVVFPKEISRAACSSSSLAFPPDMAMPYPPLHPPQPMMIQGGLTGLENSTAALHRTINSQLPNKSETNKDHPTSKYS, encoded by the exons ATGGATATGGGTGGCAGCGATGAGTTCGAGGCGGGGAAGAGAGGTGATGATGGTGTGAACATCTTCAACTCATCTAATATGAATACTGCCAATCTTGAAATGGACTCATTTTGCTCTGCAATCTGGGATCAACCTAACTCGATAAACCACCTAGTCGTAGGCTTAGGCGATGCTAGTCTTCATGCCAATGTTGAGTTTGAGCCATCTAGAATTAGCGGTGGCGCAAATGGAGGTTTTGGTGTTCCCCCGAGTGGAATGCTTAAAGGGAGCAGCTTGCTCCCACCCGCTGTTCCTCGATTTTTACCTCACTTTCAAGTTGATTCTGATTTCGTTGAAAGAGCAGCGAGGCTTTCGTGCTTTAGTGCAGGGAACATGATGGGCGATGTGATGAACCCCTTTAGTACTCTCGAGTGTATCGATGCTCGTTCGAAGGGTTTAGCACCACTGCAAACTCAAAGGCCTCGAGAGGTTTTGGTGGGGAATGGTTTGAAAAACGAATCTTTACCAATTGGGAGTTCACAAGAGAAGGATATTATTATTCGGTCTCGTGAAGAAGCAAAAGAACGAGCTGGAGTCTCTGAGGCCGAGTCTGATGGACTCGAATGTTTATCAGAGAGTGCAGTTGGGCACTCTTGTTCTGCAAAGGGAGTTGGCTCCAAGAAACGGAAACGAAGAGGACAG GGTGCTGAACTCAATCAAAACAAGAGAGAATTGACAAATGACGAAACTGAAATTCAGCAGAAAGGGGCTTCAAATGGCAGCAGACCGGGAGGAGAAAACGATAAACCGGGGTCCCAAACTTCAGATACTCCTAAAGACGAATACATTCATGTTCGGGCTAGGAGAGGCCAGGCAACGAATAGTCATAGTCTGGCCGAAAGA GTAAGGAGGGAAAAAATCAGCGAAAGAATGAAGTTTCTCCAGGATCTCGTACCTGGTTGCAACAAG GTCATTGGTAAAGCCGTAATGCTGGATGAAATCATTAATTATGTGCAATCACTGCAACGACAGGTTGAG TTCTTATCGATGAAGCTTGCAACAATAAACCCGGGGCTGGATTTCAACTCTGATGTGGTCTTTCCAAAGGAG ATTTCCCGAGCTGCTTGTTCTTCGTCTTCGTTAGCATTTCCACCTGATATGGCTATGCCCTATCCACCATTACACCCTCCACAACCCATGATGATTCAAGGAGGCCTTACTGGCTTGGAAAATTCCACTGCTGCATTACATAGAACCATCAATTcccaattaccaaacaaaaGTGAGACCAACAAGGATCATCCTACATCTAAG TATTCATAA